A genome region from Bacteroides stercoris ATCC 43183 includes the following:
- a CDS encoding TolC family protein, giving the protein MKTFYTLLLFYLCVQPVFSQQDSLLEKYRIMALDYNHDLRAADKNIASSMELIKAAKADLKPKLSGDANFQYTGNPIELTVNLPQSNPLTFEGHDMKYGASLSLMQPLYTGGRIRESIRLAKHQQSMNVHQAELLHSSVCYQTDMQYWNAVARRELMNIATDYRNSVASLARTIRERVEAGLVDPQDLLMAEVKLNEAEYQVLQARNSFETGRMALNSLIGMPLESETEVQESIPVVLPSDSLSASDGSNRPELLMAHDQIKIAESQGKLTDSKYKPQLYVGIDGSYSSPGYDFKTDLDPNYAIYATLSVPIFEWGKRRNEKRSSAWKVGMANDYLNKVTDNVNLEIQTARTSLAQAIKQVDLTGSSLEKARENEQKALERYEEGKISIMEVIEAQNYRQASQINYVQAKVSAQSSYSGLIKALHSY; this is encoded by the coding sequence ATGAAGACATTCTATACTTTATTACTTTTTTATTTGTGTGTTCAACCCGTATTTTCCCAGCAGGATTCCCTGCTGGAGAAATATAGGATAATGGCTCTGGACTATAACCACGACTTGCGTGCGGCAGACAAGAACATAGCTTCCAGCATGGAACTGATAAAAGCCGCCAAAGCCGATTTAAAGCCCAAGCTGTCGGGAGACGCAAACTTCCAGTACACCGGAAATCCCATCGAACTTACCGTGAACCTGCCCCAAAGCAATCCTCTCACTTTCGAAGGGCATGACATGAAATACGGCGCATCCCTCTCGTTGATGCAGCCTCTCTACACCGGCGGACGCATCCGCGAATCCATCCGGCTGGCAAAGCACCAACAATCCATGAATGTTCATCAGGCGGAACTGCTCCACTCCTCCGTATGCTACCAGACGGATATGCAATACTGGAATGCCGTAGCCCGCCGGGAACTGATGAACATAGCCACAGACTACCGCAACTCGGTCGCTTCACTGGCGCGCACTATCCGCGAACGCGTTGAAGCGGGACTTGTCGACCCTCAAGACCTGCTCATGGCAGAAGTCAAACTCAATGAAGCCGAATACCAGGTATTGCAGGCACGTAACAGTTTTGAAACCGGACGCATGGCACTCAACTCCCTGATAGGCATGCCGCTCGAATCCGAGACCGAAGTGCAAGAGTCCATTCCCGTAGTGCTTCCGTCCGACAGCCTGTCGGCATCCGACGGAAGCAACCGTCCCGAACTGCTTATGGCACACGACCAAATAAAAATAGCCGAAAGCCAGGGTAAGCTGACGGACTCCAAATACAAGCCGCAACTGTATGTCGGAATAGACGGCAGCTATTCCTCACCCGGCTATGACTTCAAAACCGACCTCGACCCTAACTATGCCATATACGCCACGCTGTCCGTTCCTATTTTCGAATGGGGCAAACGGCGCAATGAAAAACGCTCTTCCGCCTGGAAAGTAGGCATGGCAAACGACTATCTCAATAAAGTGACGGATAACGTAAACCTCGAAATACAAACCGCCCGCACTTCTCTTGCACAAGCCATAAAACAGGTGGACCTCACCGGAAGTTCCCTTGAGAAAGCACGTGAAAACGAACAGAAAGCACTGGAACGTTATGAAGAGGGGAAAATCTCCATCATGGAAGTCATTGAAGCCCAGAACTACCGGCAAGCCTCGCAAATAAACTACGTACAAGCCAAAGTTTCAGCACAAAGTTCCTACTCCGGCCTGATAAAAGCATTGCACAGCTATTGA
- a CDS encoding sensor histidine kinase, with protein sequence MKWNNLIYGILFSGLGAFSYFLLVDYTNLSPHIADALYSRGAFIYFILAFNVLGYATLRLSSWINTQYAVNMRSRWKIPVIYLAGMSLFLLLNYGLLVSAKILAGAANPFSIQPRGWWMLITIWLVELVVLGLLLANRSTQKALRLQQRAAVLQAENDTARYTALQNQLNPHFLFNSLNTLIAEIEYNPQNAVHFTKHLSSVYRYVLQSQDKTLVTLGEELEFIRSYLFLHEVRLGNCLTCQNNVPAEYAEKMLPPLTLQLLVENVIKHNSITPGKPMVITIRIEDEYLSVSNPIHPKKSVASSGIGLENLAKRCELMSGKKIIIKNETEKFTVKVPLLYE encoded by the coding sequence ATGAAATGGAATAATCTGATATACGGCATTCTGTTCTCCGGATTAGGAGCGTTCTCCTACTTCCTGCTGGTAGACTACACCAATCTGTCTCCTCATATTGCCGATGCACTCTATTCCCGCGGAGCGTTCATCTATTTTATCCTGGCATTCAATGTGCTGGGATATGCTACCCTCCGCCTCAGTTCATGGATTAATACACAGTATGCCGTAAATATGCGTTCACGGTGGAAAATTCCCGTCATCTATCTGGCAGGCATGTCGCTCTTCCTGTTGCTGAACTACGGGCTGCTTGTTAGCGCCAAAATACTGGCGGGAGCAGCCAATCCGTTCTCCATTCAGCCAAGAGGATGGTGGATGCTGATTACCATCTGGCTTGTGGAACTTGTTGTCTTGGGATTATTACTGGCAAACCGTTCTACCCAAAAGGCGTTGAGGCTGCAACAACGGGCGGCTGTATTGCAGGCCGAAAACGACACGGCACGCTACACCGCCCTGCAAAACCAGCTCAATCCTCATTTTCTGTTCAACAGCCTCAACACGCTTATAGCTGAAATTGAGTATAACCCCCAAAATGCGGTACACTTCACCAAGCACCTGTCCAGTGTTTACCGTTACGTGCTGCAAAGCCAGGACAAGACACTGGTGACGCTCGGCGAAGAGCTGGAATTTATCCGTTCGTACCTTTTCCTGCACGAGGTCCGTCTGGGCAACTGCCTTACGTGCCAAAACAACGTTCCTGCGGAATATGCGGAAAAGATGCTGCCGCCCCTCACGCTGCAATTATTGGTAGAGAATGTAATCAAACACAATTCCATCACTCCCGGCAAACCTATGGTTATCACTATCCGCATCGAAGATGAGTATCTGTCCGTCAGCAATCCGATACACCCCAAAAAGAGCGTCGCATCATCCGGAATAGGACTGGAGAACCTTGCCAAACGTTGCGAACTGATGTCGGGCAAGAAAATCATTATCAAGAACGAAACCGAAAAATTTACTGTAAAAGTCCCTTTGCTATATGAATAA
- a CDS encoding LytR/AlgR family response regulator transcription factor, with translation MNKPAIAIIEDEIPAARLLHSMIARLRPEWDITVIPGSVEEATEWFATHPHPDLLFLDIQLADGNSFDFLSAAHPSSTIIFTTAYDQYAVRAFTVNSIDYILKPIDEQRLQEAIDKYEHLQQCSNPRPDDYLATLLDALQSKEKQYRTRFLIYRADRFWSLQVSDIAYFYSENKMTFAVTRNNQEHVLDLSLNKLSEQLDPDRFFRANRQIILCIDAIDHAEPYFNGKISVTVRPPYKSKITISEEKLAAFKRWLNF, from the coding sequence ATGAATAAGCCTGCTATTGCCATCATTGAAGACGAGATTCCTGCTGCCCGCCTGCTGCATTCCATGATTGCCCGCCTGCGCCCGGAATGGGACATCACCGTAATTCCCGGCAGTGTGGAAGAAGCTACCGAGTGGTTTGCCACGCATCCCCACCCCGACCTTCTCTTCCTCGACATACAACTTGCCGACGGCAACTCGTTCGACTTTCTTTCGGCAGCTCATCCCTCATCCACCATCATCTTCACCACCGCTTACGACCAGTATGCAGTCCGTGCGTTCACCGTCAACAGCATCGACTATATCCTGAAGCCGATAGATGAGCAGCGTTTGCAGGAAGCCATTGATAAATACGAACACTTGCAGCAGTGCAGCAATCCCCGTCCCGACGACTATCTGGCAACTCTGCTGGATGCCCTGCAATCCAAAGAAAAGCAATACCGCACCCGTTTCCTCATATACCGCGCCGACCGTTTCTGGTCTTTGCAGGTCAGCGATATAGCTTATTTTTATTCGGAGAACAAAATGACCTTTGCCGTTACCCGCAACAATCAGGAACATGTACTCGACCTCTCGTTGAATAAGCTTTCCGAACAACTGGATCCCGACCGCTTCTTCCGTGCCAACAGGCAAATTATCCTGTGCATCGATGCCATAGACCATGCCGAACCCTACTTCAACGGAAAAATATCGGTAACGGTACGTCCGCCGTATAAGAGTAAAATCACAATCAGCGAGGAGAAACTCGCCGCTTTCAAACGCTGGCTTAATTTTTAA
- a CDS encoding DMT family transporter: MKKGLLYAILASVLWAIVNPFIKQGLSYDFTPMNFAGLRFTSVGVLLFAYTWHKGMWQEIKQHRKLFLNLIFINMFMGYTAFYFGVDFVSGAISSIIMGMTPLINVLLAHLLASNDKLNGYKIVSLIISLAGLLLIVGMGSDGEPLDWKGITGIILLLLSIIFQGYSAISVSEEKGKVNPIFLNAVQMFFGGALIYVIGLGTEGYHSFIGKPAGFYISLGILVFISVFAFSFWFMALQSKGAKVSDINMCRLINPILGAVLSWIMLAGESPTFSTVAGMLIIVSSLVIYFKGAEIVKYISTRK; this comes from the coding sequence ATGAAAAAAGGACTGCTATACGCTATATTGGCATCTGTGCTATGGGCCATCGTAAACCCGTTCATCAAGCAAGGGCTCAGTTATGATTTTACTCCGATGAATTTTGCCGGGCTGCGTTTCACCAGTGTAGGCGTTCTGCTTTTTGCCTATACCTGGCACAAGGGAATGTGGCAGGAAATAAAGCAGCACCGCAAACTGTTCCTCAATCTGATATTCATTAATATGTTCATGGGTTATACGGCCTTTTATTTCGGAGTGGACTTCGTAAGCGGGGCTATATCATCCATCATCATGGGCATGACGCCGCTTATCAATGTACTGCTTGCCCATCTGCTGGCAAGTAACGACAAACTGAACGGCTACAAAATCGTCAGCCTCATCATCAGCCTTGCAGGCCTCTTGCTGATTGTAGGGATGGGCAGCGACGGTGAGCCGCTGGACTGGAAAGGCATCACAGGCATCATACTACTGTTGCTCAGCATTATCTTTCAGGGCTATTCCGCCATCTCCGTATCCGAAGAGAAAGGCAAGGTCAACCCTATCTTCCTGAATGCCGTACAGATGTTTTTCGGTGGCGCCCTTATCTACGTCATAGGACTGGGCACGGAAGGTTATCACTCTTTCATCGGCAAGCCTGCCGGATTTTATATCAGCCTGGGCATCCTCGTATTTATTTCCGTCTTTGCATTCAGCTTCTGGTTTATGGCGTTGCAAAGCAAAGGAGCAAAAGTCAGCGACATCAATATGTGCCGCCTTATCAACCCGATTCTCGGAGCTGTATTAAGTTGGATAATGCTTGCGGGAGAATCCCCCACATTCAGTACGGTAGCGGGAATGCTGATTATTGTCAGTTCGCTGGTTATTTATTTTAAAGGAGCGGAGATTGTAAAATACATCAGTACAAGGAAATAA
- a CDS encoding flavodoxin has translation MKQFILVIMSLLTFSCSSKAQKQTTDTGMQSDKKILVAYFSCTGTTEKIAGAIAQAVNGKLYRITPAVAYTSADLNWNNKASRSSVEMADENSRPALGGETLNLKDYDVVFLGYPIWWDLCPRPVNTFLEKYDFSGKAVIPFATSGGSSITGSVKQLKALYPQIGWQAGRLCNGSAKQAGDWAKRVISVE, from the coding sequence ATGAAACAATTTATATTGGTAATTATGAGTTTACTAACTTTCAGTTGCTCATCGAAAGCACAAAAACAGACAACGGATACCGGTATGCAATCCGATAAGAAAATTCTCGTGGCCTATTTCTCCTGCACCGGAACTACGGAAAAAATTGCCGGTGCCATTGCTCAAGCTGTTAACGGTAAGCTGTATCGGATTACTCCGGCTGTAGCCTACACTTCGGCAGACCTTAATTGGAATAACAAAGCAAGCCGTAGTTCGGTAGAAATGGCGGATGAAAATTCACGTCCTGCATTGGGTGGGGAGACACTCAATCTGAAAGATTACGACGTAGTATTCCTCGGTTATCCGATATGGTGGGATTTGTGTCCTCGTCCGGTCAATACATTTCTTGAGAAATATGACTTCTCCGGTAAGGCAGTCATTCCATTTGCCACTTCCGGCGGCAGTTCTATTACAGGTAGCGTGAAACAGCTCAAGGCGCTATATCCTCAAATCGGATGGCAGGCAGGACGGCTATGCAATGGAAGTGCAAAGCAAGCAGGGGATTGGGCAAAGCGGGTAATCAGTGTAGAATAG
- a CDS encoding carboxymuconolactone decarboxylase family protein, with amino-acid sequence MNRILLISVFSILTFNIMAQEKIVQTAGRTRLGEFAPKFAELNDDVLFGEVWSRTDKLGLRDRSLVTVTSLISQGITDNSLVFHLQSAKKNGITRTEIAEIITHIGFYAGWPKAWAAFNLAKDVWAEDAVGEDAKAAFQRGMIFPVGEPNTAYAKYFTGNSYLAPISREQVNISNVTFEPRCRNNWHIHRAKSGGGQMLIGVAGRGWYQEEGKPAVEILPGTVIHIPANVKHWHGAAADCWFAHLAFEVPGESAFNEWLEPVTDEEYDNLETNKR; translated from the coding sequence ATGAACAGGATTCTTTTAATTTCAGTATTCAGTATCTTAACTTTCAATATTATGGCACAGGAGAAAATAGTACAGACAGCTGGGCGTACCCGATTAGGAGAGTTCGCCCCTAAATTCGCGGAGCTCAACGACGATGTTCTTTTCGGAGAAGTGTGGAGCCGCACCGACAAGCTTGGTCTGCGCGACCGTAGTTTAGTAACCGTTACCTCACTTATCAGTCAGGGTATTACAGACAATTCGCTCGTATTTCATCTGCAGTCGGCAAAGAAGAACGGCATTACCCGTACTGAGATTGCCGAAATCATTACCCACATCGGTTTTTATGCCGGTTGGCCGAAAGCATGGGCGGCGTTCAATCTGGCAAAAGACGTATGGGCGGAAGATGCCGTTGGTGAAGATGCTAAAGCCGCTTTCCAGCGCGGAATGATTTTTCCTGTCGGCGAACCGAACACTGCATACGCGAAGTATTTCACCGGCAACAGTTACCTTGCTCCCATTTCGCGCGAGCAGGTGAATATATCCAATGTTACGTTTGAACCTCGTTGCCGCAATAACTGGCACATCCATCGTGCCAAAAGTGGTGGCGGACAAATGCTGATTGGCGTAGCCGGACGCGGCTGGTATCAGGAAGAGGGGAAACCTGCCGTGGAAATTCTCCCGGGCACGGTTATCCATATTCCGGCAAACGTCAAGCACTGGCATGGAGCTGCTGCAGACTGTTGGTTTGCTCATCTGGCTTTCGAGGTTCCCGGTGAAAGTGCTTTCAATGAATGGCTCGAACCGGTGACGGACGAAGAGTATGATAACCTCGAAACAAATAAACGGTAA
- a CDS encoding MATE family efflux transporter, giving the protein MTNKYEERLGTERMLPLVFKMALPAVAAQFVNLLYSIVDRIYIGHIPGIGTDALAGVGVTISLVVLISSFSAIVGGGGAPLAAIALGQGNRRRAGKILGNGFTLLILFTLLTSFIAYTFMEPILLFTGASEHTLGYAEDYLSIYLLGTLFVEVSTGLNAFINAQGRPAVAMCSVLIGALLNIILDPIFIFWLDMGVKGAALATVLSQACSAVWVLSFLFSRRASLPLERRYMKLEKSIVLSMLALGVSPFIMASTESLVGFVLNSSLKEFGDIYVSALTVLQTSMQFASVPLTGFAQGFVPVASYNYGHGDKQRVKECFRIALITMFSFNLVLMLFMICFPAIVASAFTSDARLIETVRWTMPVFLGGMTIFGLQRACQNMFVALGQARISIFIALLRKVILLIPLALILPHFMGVAGVYAAEAISDATAAICCTLLFFWQFPKILRRIKSKSLSE; this is encoded by the coding sequence ATGACTAATAAGTACGAAGAACGCCTGGGCACGGAGCGTATGCTGCCTTTGGTTTTCAAGATGGCGCTGCCTGCGGTGGCAGCACAGTTTGTCAATCTGCTTTACAGCATTGTAGACCGTATTTACATCGGACACATACCGGGCATCGGAACCGATGCGCTGGCGGGAGTGGGGGTGACCATCTCGCTCGTTGTGCTGATTTCTTCTTTCTCCGCCATTGTGGGTGGTGGCGGTGCTCCGTTGGCTGCCATTGCCCTCGGACAGGGCAACCGTCGCCGTGCCGGAAAGATACTTGGCAATGGCTTTACTCTGTTGATTCTTTTCACTTTGCTTACTTCGTTCATAGCCTATACCTTTATGGAGCCTATCCTGCTTTTTACGGGTGCTTCGGAGCATACGCTGGGCTATGCGGAGGACTATCTTTCCATTTATCTGTTGGGGACGCTGTTTGTGGAAGTGTCTACCGGACTGAATGCTTTCATTAATGCACAGGGGCGCCCTGCGGTTGCCATGTGTTCGGTGTTGATAGGGGCTTTGTTGAATATTATTCTTGATCCTATATTCATATTCTGGTTGGATATGGGAGTGAAAGGCGCTGCGTTGGCTACGGTGCTGTCGCAGGCTTGCAGTGCGGTGTGGGTGCTGTCCTTCCTTTTCTCACGGCGCGCTTCCCTGCCTTTGGAAAGGCGGTATATGAAGCTGGAAAAGAGTATCGTGCTCTCCATGCTGGCGCTCGGCGTATCGCCTTTTATCATGGCGAGTACGGAAAGCCTGGTGGGGTTTGTGCTCAACAGCAGTCTGAAAGAATTCGGAGATATCTATGTCAGTGCGCTTACCGTCCTGCAAACGTCTATGCAGTTTGCCAGCGTGCCGCTGACGGGGTTTGCGCAGGGGTTTGTTCCGGTGGCAAGCTATAACTACGGGCATGGCGACAAGCAGCGTGTGAAGGAGTGCTTCCGAATTGCGCTGATTACAATGTTTTCTTTCAATCTCGTCCTGATGCTGTTTATGATTTGCTTCCCCGCGATTGTGGCATCCGCCTTTACGAGCGATGCAAGGCTGATAGAAACTGTTCGCTGGACGATGCCTGTATTCTTGGGCGGTATGACGATTTTCGGTTTACAGCGTGCCTGTCAGAATATGTTCGTGGCGTTGGGGCAGGCCAGAATATCCATTTTCATAGCATTGCTGCGTAAGGTAATCCTGCTGATACCGTTGGCGTTGATACTGCCGCATTTTATGGGAGTAGCAGGTGTATATGCGGCAGAAGCCATATCCGATGCTACGGCTGCCATTTGCTGTACGCTGCTGTTTTTCTGGCAGTTCCCTAAAATACTGAGGAGAATAAAAAGTAAAAGCCTGTCTGAATAA
- a CDS encoding SDR family oxidoreductase produces MEKKTVLITGASSGIGEGCARKFAMNGYRLILNGRNVEKLTAVKRELETEYRADVCLLPFDVRDRGAAKAALDSLPEEWKAIDILINNAGLVIGVDKEHEGNPDEWDIVLDTNIKALLAMTRLVVPGMVERGRGHVINMGSIAGDYAYPGGSVYCASKAAVKALSDGLRIDLVDTPVRVTNIKPGLVETNFSVVRFRGDKAAADNVYKGIRPLTGDDIAEVVYFAAAVPEHIQVAEVLVMPTNQATGTIVSRK; encoded by the coding sequence ATGGAAAAGAAAACAGTACTCATCACAGGTGCTTCTTCGGGTATAGGAGAGGGCTGTGCACGTAAGTTTGCCATGAATGGTTACCGCCTGATTCTCAACGGACGGAATGTAGAGAAACTGACTGCCGTAAAGCGCGAACTGGAAACGGAATATCGCGCGGATGTCTGTCTGCTGCCTTTCGACGTACGCGACCGCGGGGCTGCGAAAGCGGCTCTTGACTCGCTTCCCGAAGAATGGAAAGCGATAGATATCCTCATTAATAATGCCGGACTGGTAATCGGCGTGGACAAGGAACACGAAGGCAATCCGGACGAATGGGACATCGTGCTTGATACCAATATCAAAGCATTGCTTGCCATGACCCGCCTGGTGGTTCCCGGAATGGTGGAACGCGGACGCGGCCATGTCATCAATATGGGTTCCATTGCAGGCGATTATGCCTATCCGGGCGGTAGTGTGTATTGTGCCAGCAAGGCTGCCGTAAAGGCGTTGTCAGACGGCTTGCGCATCGACCTTGTGGATACTCCCGTACGGGTGACCAACATCAAGCCCGGTTTGGTGGAGACGAATTTCTCCGTAGTGCGTTTCCGTGGCGACAAGGCGGCTGCCGATAATGTGTACAAGGGCATCCGTCCGCTTACAGGCGACGACATTGCCGAAGTGGTGTACTTTGCCGCTGCCGTACCCGAGCATATACAAGTGGCCGAGGTGCTGGTAATGCCTACCAATCAGGCTACGGGTACAATCGTCAGCCGGAAATAA